In Kaistella faecalis, a genomic segment contains:
- a CDS encoding carboxypeptidase-like regulatory domain-containing protein yields MRTKLLLLSLLLTALSAYSQEYIFGKVRSEFGSELPNAVIINTRTDEKVSTDKDGNYMIGAKPSDELRFVKSGYERASTKISIDNYSQPLNISLTQSAYLIEEVELAFQATGNLKKDVKSLDPPRKVVALNSSMDSYMRTSPTEPSPKLSIPSAFAPKDFNAGQVDVIKAVSALVGLIGKTSSSPITKANYAETQEFYRRVKNEIDLSFYTSRGWTEEDLDRFLIYADNSYSLAKKYRKTFNIAAISSEMKMAYQEYIKTHKVGT; encoded by the coding sequence TTGAGAACAAAACTACTCCTGCTTTCCCTCCTTTTAACAGCCCTTTCTGCCTACTCTCAGGAATACATTTTCGGAAAAGTGCGTTCGGAATTTGGATCTGAACTGCCCAACGCGGTTATCATCAATACCCGGACGGACGAAAAGGTAAGTACCGATAAAGACGGTAATTATATGATTGGCGCAAAACCTTCAGACGAGCTCCGATTCGTAAAAAGCGGCTATGAAAGAGCCTCAACGAAGATTTCAATCGATAATTATTCCCAACCCCTTAATATTTCCCTCACGCAATCCGCTTATCTGATAGAAGAAGTTGAACTCGCCTTTCAGGCCACCGGTAATTTAAAGAAGGATGTAAAATCTCTGGATCCACCGAGAAAAGTTGTAGCGCTTAATTCTTCGATGGATTCTTATATGCGGACTTCTCCAACGGAACCCTCTCCTAAACTTTCCATTCCTTCTGCTTTTGCGCCGAAAGATTTCAATGCCGGACAGGTCGATGTAATAAAAGCGGTTTCTGCACTTGTAGGTCTTATAGGTAAAACGAGCAGTTCGCCAATCACCAAGGCAAATTATGCGGAAACGCAGGAGTTTTACAGAAGGGTAAAGAATGAAATCGATTTAAGTTTTTATACGTCGAGGGGCTGGACCGAAGAAGATCTTGACCGATTCCTGATTTATGCCGATAACAGTTATTCGCTTGCCAAAAAATACCGTAAAACTTTTAATATCGCTGCAATCAGTTCCGAGATGAAAATGGCCTATCAGGAATACATCAAGACGCATAAAGTTGGAACGTGA
- a CDS encoding helix-turn-helix domain-containing protein: METINFVGITPDNFLNELVSKVKTALLTDLEKSFKDNEPNRYYTAEQICERFSITKPTIHEYRKRNIIKSYKLGSRVYYRLDEIENAMIIND; encoded by the coding sequence ATGGAAACAATTAATTTCGTCGGCATTACGCCCGATAATTTTCTAAACGAATTAGTAAGTAAAGTTAAAACTGCCTTATTAACTGATCTCGAAAAGTCTTTCAAAGACAATGAGCCGAACCGATACTATACTGCAGAGCAAATTTGCGAAAGGTTCAGCATTACCAAACCAACAATTCACGAATACCGGAAACGGAATATTATCAAAAGTTATAAACTGGGTTCCCGGGTTTATTACCGTTTAGATGAGATAGAGAACGCAATGATTATTAACGATTAA
- a CDS encoding tyrosine-type recombinase/integrase: protein MATVKFILQSAKDNAPIYARFKDARIIDVKRKTRETINPDQWNPKTGKPKNIQSADKTTLKHIEDVKKNLIKIESFILEQYRKRNETEIINGIWLDEILTAYYSGGRRLEQLDYLDNYLAYYITDVLPFRKNRGKRITDATTKKQITVINKINDFLKSQNQRLKVSDWDVSVSNKFEMFLEGQGIAKGTIGRYIKYPKTIINHAKTLNIEVNKNIDEIKGYTTETPTIFITEKELQEIQKITFLEPQLQTAKDWLIIGFYTGQRASDLLTMTPKMFTNIDGNIFINLHQQKTKNGVLIPLHDEVKKIIDKRNGQFPPVFSDNIESAKTIFNKHLRTIAKKAEINRLEFGKKYDDETKRFIYGQYPLHEIISSHVCRRSFATHNYIKVPTPIIMAVTGHKTEKEFLNYIGKDFNDQSKEILQYWKTAQQQPEPETSTQTKTAN from the coding sequence ATGGCAACCGTTAAATTTATTCTGCAGTCTGCAAAAGACAACGCCCCTATTTATGCACGTTTTAAAGACGCTCGTATAATTGATGTTAAACGCAAAACCCGGGAAACCATAAACCCGGATCAGTGGAACCCAAAGACTGGGAAACCTAAAAACATTCAGTCTGCAGACAAAACCACCTTAAAACATATTGAGGACGTTAAAAAAAACCTCATCAAAATTGAATCTTTTATTTTGGAGCAGTACCGCAAACGGAATGAAACCGAAATAATTAACGGTATTTGGTTAGATGAGATTTTAACAGCCTATTATTCCGGTGGACGTCGTTTGGAGCAACTGGACTATTTAGATAACTATTTAGCCTATTACATTACCGACGTTTTACCATTCCGTAAAAACAGAGGGAAAAGGATAACCGACGCCACCACCAAAAAACAGATTACTGTAATTAATAAAATTAACGATTTTCTAAAATCACAAAACCAACGGTTAAAAGTATCTGACTGGGACGTATCAGTATCAAATAAATTTGAGATGTTTTTAGAGGGGCAGGGAATAGCCAAAGGAACAATAGGGCGTTATATCAAATATCCCAAAACCATTATAAACCACGCCAAAACCTTAAATATTGAAGTCAATAAAAATATTGATGAGATTAAAGGATATACCACGGAAACACCCACAATATTTATAACGGAAAAGGAACTGCAGGAAATACAGAAAATTACTTTTTTGGAACCTCAACTGCAGACCGCCAAAGACTGGTTAATTATTGGTTTTTATACCGGGCAAAGAGCGTCTGACTTACTTACAATGACGCCCAAAATGTTTACCAATATAGACGGGAATATATTTATTAATCTGCACCAACAAAAGACCAAAAACGGGGTTTTAATTCCTTTACATGATGAGGTTAAAAAGATAATTGATAAAAGAAACGGACAATTTCCCCCGGTATTTTCTGATAATATTGAGAGTGCAAAAACCATATTTAATAAACACCTACGGACAATAGCAAAAAAGGCAGAAATTAACCGTTTGGAATTTGGCAAAAAATATGATGACGAAACCAAAAGATTTATTTACGGGCAATATCCGTTACATGAAATAATTTCGTCGCACGTCTGCAGGCGGAGTTTTGCAACCCACAATTATATTAAAGTTCCCACCCCGATAATAATGGCAGTTACCGGACACAAAACGGAAAAGGAATTTCTTAATTATATTGGTAAGGATTTTAACGACCAATCAAAAGAAATACTGCAATACTGGAAAACAGCCCAACAGCAACCGGAGCCGGAAACCTCAACCCAAACCAAAACCGCAAATTAA
- the pckA gene encoding phosphoenolpyruvate carboxykinase (ATP), with product MKNIKIIQQLHDLGITGYEEVVYNPSYEELYKAEMSAKNQGFEKGALTESGAVAVKTGIFTGRSPKDRFIVKDEVTENTIHWDGNVNLPTTPEIFESCKQLVLKQLSSSKKIYVVDAFCGTNPDTRLKVRFIMEVAWQAHFVTNMFIRPSNFELETFGEPDFIVMNGSKTTNPDWKEQGLNSENFVMFNLTQKIQIIGGTWYGGEMKKGMFAMMNYYLPLKGMASMHCSANVGEDGDVALFFGLSGTGKTTLSADPKRYLIGDDEHGWDNNGVFNYEGGCYAKVIDLTEEKEPDIYKAIRRDSLLENVVVNEYGEADYTDNSITENTRVSYPIYHISKIVLPSKAGHAKKIVYLSADAFGVLPPVSILNEDQAQYHFLCGYTSKLAGTERGITEPQPSFSPAFGEAFLTLHPTMYSKTLIGKMKEHGAKAYLVNTGWNGTGKRISLKDTRAIIDAIIDGSIEKADKTIIPVMNLEIPTALPNVTDGILDPRATYAEVSEWEAKAKDLGARYIKNFEQYCDTAEGQRLVAAGPQL from the coding sequence ATGAAGAACATCAAGATTATCCAGCAATTACATGATTTAGGAATCACCGGTTATGAAGAAGTAGTTTACAACCCAAGTTACGAAGAGCTTTATAAAGCTGAAATGTCTGCTAAAAACCAGGGGTTTGAAAAAGGAGCATTGACAGAATCGGGTGCTGTTGCCGTAAAAACCGGAATTTTCACAGGACGTTCACCGAAAGACAGGTTTATTGTTAAAGATGAAGTTACAGAAAATACAATTCACTGGGATGGCAATGTAAATCTTCCTACGACACCGGAAATTTTCGAAAGCTGCAAACAGTTGGTTCTGAAACAGCTTTCTTCCTCCAAAAAAATATATGTTGTTGATGCTTTTTGCGGCACCAATCCAGATACCAGACTTAAAGTAAGATTTATTATGGAAGTGGCCTGGCAGGCGCATTTCGTAACGAATATGTTCATCCGTCCTTCCAATTTTGAACTTGAAACTTTTGGCGAGCCGGATTTCATCGTGATGAACGGTTCCAAAACTACCAATCCAGACTGGAAAGAGCAGGGACTGAATTCTGAAAACTTCGTGATGTTCAACCTGACGCAGAAGATTCAGATTATCGGCGGAACCTGGTATGGCGGTGAAATGAAGAAAGGAATGTTTGCCATGATGAATTATTACCTTCCACTGAAAGGAATGGCATCTATGCACTGCTCAGCCAACGTAGGTGAAGACGGAGATGTTGCTTTGTTCTTCGGTCTTTCCGGAACAGGAAAAACCACACTTTCTGCCGATCCTAAAAGATATCTTATCGGTGATGACGAGCACGGTTGGGATAACAACGGCGTTTTCAATTATGAAGGCGGATGTTATGCAAAAGTGATCGACTTAACTGAAGAAAAAGAACCGGATATTTATAAAGCCATCAGAAGAGATTCACTTTTAGAGAATGTTGTGGTGAACGAGTACGGTGAAGCGGATTACACTGATAATTCAATTACCGAAAACACGAGAGTTTCTTATCCGATCTATCATATCAGCAAAATCGTATTGCCTTCAAAAGCCGGACACGCAAAGAAAATCGTATATCTTTCTGCTGACGCATTCGGAGTATTGCCGCCGGTTTCCATCCTGAATGAAGATCAGGCACAATATCACTTCCTTTGCGGTTATACCTCAAAACTTGCAGGAACCGAAAGAGGTATTACAGAACCACAACCGTCCTTTTCACCGGCGTTTGGTGAAGCGTTTTTAACGCTGCATCCAACCATGTACTCTAAAACCCTCATCGGGAAAATGAAAGAGCACGGAGCAAAAGCTTATCTGGTAAATACAGGCTGGAACGGAACCGGAAAAAGAATTTCCCTGAAAGATACCAGAGCGATTATCGATGCGATTATCGACGGATCCATTGAAAAAGCTGATAAAACCATTATTCCGGTAATGAACCTTGAAATCCCAACCGCTTTGCCTAATGTTACCGACGGAATTCTTGATCCGAGAGCTACTTATGCTGAAGTTTCAGAATGGGAAGCGAAAGCAAAAGATCTTGGCGCACGTTACATCAAGAATTTTGAGCAGTATTGCGACACTGCAGAAGGTCAGAGACTGGTTGCTGCAGGACCGCAACTTTAG
- a CDS encoding GYDIA family GHMP kinase, with protein sequence MTGKIFSPGKLLLTSEYVVLDGALALAVPTKWGQEFFFEEIENGNPVVYWEAFHQGQLWLKAAINYKTWEIVNANLQKPADFVLKVLKHVQQLSSTQFQRDSTYHIKTNLQFPADYGLGSSSTLMNNLAEWAGIDAFVLNELSLGGSGYDVAVAKEKSAILYQNTAESRIIHPILFSPKFKDELIFIHLNQKQDSREGINLYRSKAKSPQLIEIFSSLTSEIMKAEDIGLFSELMEVHERKLSEFLGIKKVKEHYFEQCPVFVKSLGAWGGDFVMSRKFPGFEDYFSGKGFHRFFSWEDLIS encoded by the coding sequence ATGACGGGTAAAATATTCTCACCGGGAAAATTATTGCTCACCTCAGAATATGTCGTCCTCGATGGCGCTTTAGCTCTTGCCGTACCTACAAAATGGGGGCAGGAGTTTTTTTTTGAGGAAATTGAAAATGGAAATCCCGTTGTTTATTGGGAAGCTTTTCATCAGGGGCAACTTTGGTTAAAAGCAGCGATCAATTATAAAACCTGGGAAATCGTAAACGCCAATCTTCAGAAACCAGCGGACTTTGTTTTAAAGGTTCTTAAGCATGTGCAGCAACTTTCCTCCACTCAATTTCAGAGAGATTCCACTTACCATATAAAAACAAATCTTCAGTTTCCTGCTGATTACGGTTTAGGGAGCAGTTCTACTTTAATGAACAATCTTGCAGAATGGGCCGGGATTGATGCTTTTGTACTGAATGAACTCAGTTTAGGCGGAAGCGGGTACGATGTGGCAGTTGCGAAAGAAAAATCAGCGATACTTTATCAGAATACGGCCGAAAGCAGAATCATTCATCCCATACTTTTCAGTCCTAAATTTAAGGATGAACTTATTTTCATCCACCTCAATCAGAAGCAGGACAGCCGGGAGGGCATCAACCTCTACCGGTCAAAGGCAAAATCACCTCAATTAATAGAAATTTTTTCATCATTGACTTCTGAAATTATGAAAGCTGAGGATATCGGTTTATTCTCCGAATTAATGGAAGTTCATGAGCGAAAGCTTTCGGAATTTCTAGGAATTAAAAAGGTGAAAGAACACTATTTTGAACAATGCCCCGTATTCGTGAAAAGTTTGGGTGCATGGGGCGGCGATTTTGTAATGAGCAGAAAATTTCCAGGTTTTGAAGACTATTTTTCGGGAAAAGGTTTTCACCGTTTTTTTTCGTGGGAGGATTTAATAAGTTGA
- the fabD gene encoding ACP S-malonyltransferase yields the protein MKALVFPGQGSQFVGMGKELYDSRKDIKDLMESANDILGFDILSIMFKGTEEDLKKTEVTQPSIFIHSVAALKTINGIGPEMVAGHSLGEFSALVANGVLSFDDGLKLVAARANAMQEACDANPSSMAAILGLADDKVEEICASIDGIVVPANYNCPGQLVISGETAAVELACEKMKEAGAKRALMLSVNGAFHSPLMQPAQEKLAAAIEQTKFRTAMIPVYQNISTKAVTDQEEIKQNLIKQLTGPVKWTQSVQNMIKDGADNFIEVGPGKTLQGLIKKINSEVTFSSAV from the coding sequence ATGAAAGCACTTGTATTTCCGGGGCAGGGTTCACAGTTTGTGGGTATGGGCAAGGAACTGTACGATTCCCGCAAAGACATTAAAGATCTTATGGAATCCGCCAATGATATTCTGGGTTTCGATATCCTGTCGATTATGTTCAAAGGAACTGAAGAGGATTTAAAGAAAACAGAAGTCACACAACCCTCCATTTTTATTCATTCAGTTGCAGCACTTAAAACGATCAACGGGATCGGTCCAGAGATGGTTGCCGGCCACTCCCTGGGCGAATTTTCCGCTTTGGTTGCCAATGGTGTTCTGTCATTTGATGACGGTTTGAAACTTGTGGCTGCCCGCGCGAACGCGATGCAGGAAGCCTGTGATGCAAATCCCAGTTCTATGGCAGCCATTCTTGGTCTTGCGGACGACAAAGTAGAAGAAATCTGCGCATCCATTGATGGAATTGTAGTTCCTGCGAATTATAACTGTCCGGGGCAGCTCGTTATTTCCGGCGAAACCGCCGCGGTAGAATTGGCGTGCGAAAAAATGAAGGAAGCCGGTGCAAAGCGTGCACTGATGTTGTCTGTGAATGGTGCATTCCATTCCCCATTAATGCAGCCTGCACAGGAAAAATTAGCGGCAGCAATCGAACAGACTAAATTCAGAACAGCTATGATTCCTGTGTACCAGAATATTTCTACAAAAGCTGTAACTGACCAGGAGGAAATAAAGCAGAATCTTATTAAGCAGCTTACCGGTCCGGTAAAGTGGACCCAATCTGTACAGAATATGATTAAAGACGGTGCTGATAATTTTATTGAGGTAGGTCCGGGCAAAACGCTGCAGGGTCTTATAAAGAAAATCAACAGCGAGGTTACTTTTTCATCAGCAGTTTAG